A stretch of Bos indicus x Bos taurus breed Angus x Brahman F1 hybrid chromosome 17, Bos_hybrid_MaternalHap_v2.0, whole genome shotgun sequence DNA encodes these proteins:
- the LOC113875151 gene encoding LOW QUALITY PROTEIN: immunoglobulin lambda-like polypeptide 5 (The sequence of the model RefSeq protein was modified relative to this genomic sequence to represent the inferred CDS: substituted 1 base at 1 genomic stop codon) gives MSEVLSGSGRVLGLGDQASHPSVPPADSRVSPGTKSTWTEDSAASLRQRRDPPPQVVIPGSGCCQLHREEKRLSPPGHFALGFVKAPAPPTIPFPPLAAWTRLTVLGQPKSTPSVTLFPPSKEELSTNKATLVCLISDFYPGSVTVVXKADGSTITHNVETTRASKQSNSKYAASSYLSLMGSDWKSKGSYSCEVTHEGSTVTKTVKPQSVLRALGPHPGKFYPPTLVPPSPSSCTQSALNKMSSLSFRNECSLLIFVDTFGALSSVIFKGNKSS, from the exons ATGTCTGAAGTGCTTTCTGGGTCTGGCCGAGTGTTGGGATTAGGG GACCAGGCCTCGCACCCGTCTGTGCCTCCAGCAGACAGCCGGGTCAGCCCAGGGACGAagtccacatggacagaggactctgcgGCCTCCCTGCGGCAGAGGAGAGACCCCCCCCCCCAGGTCGTCATCCCTG GGTCAGGCTGCTGCCAACTCCACAGAGAAGAGAAGCGGCTTTCTCCTCCGGGGCACTTCGCTCTTGGGTTTGTGAaggcccccgccccccccactaTTCCATTCCCACCCCTGGCTGCCTG GACCAGGCTGACTGTCCTGG GTCAGCCCAAGTCCACACCCTCGGTCACCCTGTTCCCGCCCTCCAAGGAGGAGCTCAGCACCAACAAGGCCACCCTGGTGTGTCTCATCAGCGACTTCTACCCGGGTAGCGTGACCGTGGTCTAGAAGGCAGACGGCAGCACCATCACCCACAACGTGGAGACCACCCGGGCCTCCAAACAGAGCAACAGCAAGTACGCGGCCAGCAGCTACCTGAGCCTGATGGGCAGCGACTGGAAATCGAAAGGCAGTTACAGCTGCGAGGTCACGCACGAGGGGAGCACCGTGACGAAGACAGTGAAGCCTCAGAGTGTTCTTAGGGCCCTGGGCCCCCACCCCGGAAAGTTCTACCCTCCCACCCTGGTTCCCCCTAGCCCTTCCTCCTGCACACAATCAGCTCTTAATAAAATGTCCTCATTGTCATTCAGAAATGAATGCTCTCTGCTCATTTTTGTTGATACATTTGGTGCCCTGAGCTCAGTTATCTTCAAAGGAAACAAATCCTCTTAG